Proteins from a genomic interval of Anabrus simplex isolate iqAnaSimp1 chromosome 13, ASM4041472v1, whole genome shotgun sequence:
- the Chd64 gene encoding myophilin, whose translation MANNRATKSGFAAEAQRKINSKYSEELAGECLEWIKIITNEDINTNGDMDNFYELLKDGTLLCRLVNCLQPGSVKKINESKMAFKCMENINQFLEVAKNMGVPAQETFQTVDLWERQNLNSVVICLQSLGRKAHNYGKPSIGPKEAEKNVRNFSEEQLRAGQGVISLQYGSNKGANQSGINFGNTRHM comes from the exons ATCAACAGCAAGTACAGCGAGGAGTTGGCGGGCGAATGTCTGGAATGGATCAAGATAATAACAAACGAAGATATAAACACGAACGGGGACATGGATAACTTCTACGAGCTCTTGAAAGATGGAACACTCCTGTGCAG GTTGGTGAACTGCCTACAGCCCGGCTCTGTTAAGAAGATAAACGAGAGTAAGATGGCCTTCAAGTGTATGGAGAACATCAACCAGTTCCTGGAGGTGGCCAAGAACATGGGAGTTCCTGCCCAGGAGACCTTCCAGACTGTCGATCTGTGGGAGAGACAGAACCTTAACTCGGTCGTCATCTGCCTGCAGTCGCTGGGCAGGAAG GCTCACAACTACGGCAAGCCTAGCATCGGCCCCAAGGAGGCTGAGAAGAACGTGAGGAACTTCAGCGAGGAGCAGCTGAGGGCAGGTCAGGGTGTGATCAGCCTGCAGTACGGCAGCAACAAGGGAGCCAACCAGAGCGGCATCAACTTTGGCAACACCAGGCACATGTAA